A window of the Apodemus sylvaticus chromosome 15, mApoSyl1.1, whole genome shotgun sequence genome harbors these coding sequences:
- the Fetub gene encoding fetuin-B: MAGLLLAALCQCILALVPHRMGLLRLLVLCALAACCMARSPPGPPPPPNPLSPLRPLGCNDSQVLKVADFALHDINRDQKDGYMLSLNRVHDVREHFQEDMGSLFYLTLDVLETGCHVLSRKAQKDCHPRIFYESVYGQCKAIFHINKPRRVLYLPAYNCTLRPVSQRKIHTMCPDCPSPIGLSDPKVLEAATESLAKFNSENPSKQYELVKVTKARGQWVAGPFYFVEYLIKESSPCDQSQASCSLQPSDSEPVGLCRGSLIQSPLMEVPQPGLSKKSVTVTCEFFESQAQVPGHENPAVSQGSKELPKKNTAPTSSPSVTAPRGFIQHLPDLDVEKPDNSKGEKPEEAFPVQLDLTTNPQGDTLDVSFLYLEPGEKKLVVLPFPGKEQRSAECPGPEKESNTMILPP, from the exons ATGGCAGGGCTCCTCCTGGCAGCTCTCTGCCAATGCATCCTGGCTCTTGTTCCCCACAGAATGGGTCTGCTCCGACTTCTGGTGCTCTGCGCCCTGGCTGCGTGCTGCATGGCCCGCTCTCCCCCAGGCCCACCCCCGCCACCAAATCCCTTGTCACCTCTGCGTCCCCTGGGCTGTAACGACTCTCAAGTGCTGAAAGTTGCAGACTTCGCCCTGCACGACATCAACAGAGACCAAAAGGACGGCTATATGTTGAGTCTCAACAGAGTGCATGATGTTCGGGAACACTTCCAG GAGGACATGGGATCTCTGTTCTACCTCACGCTGGATGTCTTAGAGACTGGCTGCCACGTGCTCAGCAGGAAGGCTCAGAAGGATTGCCACCCGAGGATATTCTATGAGTCG gttTATGGCCAGTGCAAAGCAATATTCCACATTAACAAGCCAAGAAGAGTTCTCTATTTACCTGCTTATAACTGTACACTTCGCCCAG TTTCTCAGAGAAAGATTCACACAATGTGCCCTGATTGCCCAAGCCCCATTGGCTTGTCAGACCCCAAAGTTCTGGAAGCTGCCACGGAATCACTTGCGAAGTTCAACAGTGAGAACCCCTCAAAACAGTACGAGCTCGTCAAAGTCACCAAGGCCAGGGGCCAG TGGGTGGCTGGCCCTTTTTACTTTGTGGAATATTTAATCAAAGAGTCGTCGCCGTGTGACCAATCCCAGGCCAGCTGTTCGCTCCAGCCCTCTGACTCTGAG cccGTTGGCCTTTGCCGTGGTTCTCTGATCCAAAGCCCTCTGATGGAAGTTCCTCAGCCTGGACTCTCAAAAAAGTCGGTCACTGTGACTTGTGAGTTTTTCGAATCCCAG GCTCAGGTCCCTGGACATGAGAACCCTGCTGTTTCCCAGGGCTCTAAGGAACTCCCTAAGAAAAACACAGCCCCTACCAGCTCCCCCTCTGTAACTGCGCCAAGAGGATTTATCCAACACCTCCCTGACCTGGATGTTGAGAAGCCTGACAACTCCAagggagagaagcctgaggaagcCTTCCCTGTGCAGCTGGATCTAACCACAAATCCCCAGGGGGACACACTGGATGTTTCCTTCCTGTACCTGGAGCCTGGGGAAAAGAAGCTGGTGGTATTGCCTTTCCCTGGAAAGGAACAGCGCTCCGCGGAGTGCCCAGGGCCGGAAAAGGAGAGTAACACTATGATTCTCCCTCCATGA